From Micropterus dolomieu isolate WLL.071019.BEF.003 ecotype Adirondacks linkage group LG21, ASM2129224v1, whole genome shotgun sequence:
GGGCCAGTGGAGTGGTTTTAGGGGTACTTGTCCTGCTACCATGTGCCCTGTTTGCCTTCATGCTCCTCTACTGCCCTCCTCTGGACATAGACCTCTCCTACAGTGCCTTTGAGGTCCACAGTCACTTCTCTGCCGAGCGCTTCGACGCCCTTGCCATAGCTGTAAAGACTCAGCTGGGTTCCTGGGACAGGCGTAGGCGAGACTTAGATAACAGCGAGTCTGAGGCCCTGCGGGTGCTTCTGCTGGAGAAGCTGGGCAGACAGGGAGTTTTCAACAGGACAGATAATGAGGGCATGAGGTCCTCCACTCGTCAAAACAACCCTTTACATGCAGGAGATGATCAGAGGAGGGGAGCGGCAGCGGGGAGAGATAAAATGACTGTGCCTGATTTGGGTCAGAAGGAAATGGGGAAGCATAAGAACTTAGATCACATAGCAGAGGAGTACGAGGAGAGATCATGGGATGGAAACTCCACTTTGTCGCTCATTAGGAGGCGCAGGTTTGCTCCCAATTACTACTTGCAGAGCCAGGCTCTGTGGAGGATCGAGCTGGTGTATGTGGCTCAAGGGGAGGGCGATCGCAACATCTTCACCCCAGAACGCCTGCAGACGATTCACCACGTTGAGCGGCTGCTCATGCAGCACCCGCAGTTTCACCAGTTCTGCTGGAAGCCTCTAGAGATGTTGAGGGATCTGCCACTGGGACCGTCCTACTGCTCACCACCCAGCTCCCTCCTGTCTTACCTCTACCCCagtgagagaggagggaagatATACTATGATGGCATGGGCCCAGATCTTGCTGATATTCAAGGTGAGTCCACAATGAAGAAAGGGGAACAAAGAACAGCTTTCAAGCATAAAGGAATACCTGTAAAAGTCCTCCTAACAGTGAATGTATTCCCAGGTTCTCTCAAGCTGGCCATCACCCACCCACAGTTCTACTGGTACGTGGATGAGAGTCTGTCCCCTGAgcacctctcctcctctctcttacGCAGTGAGATCCACTTCGGAGCTCCTCTTCCTTCCTACTACTCCCTGCAGGACCGATCTGACGAGCAAAGATCTCGCTTCAAAAACTTTGTGGTTCAGTATGCAGGCATCCTGGCCAAGCAATCTACCAGGTCAGGAGAAAATTACTGCAGTATCGACCATTTATTACAGCACATTGTCATTCCATTCAGGGGTTGTTTTGCTGCATTATTTACGTGTACTACACTTTGTTGCAGTTGAAATGTGATTTTGTATCTGCTTCCCTCGTCCCAGCCAGGTGAAGGTGCTGTATGGGGGAACAGAGCTGTTTGATGATGAGGTGAGACACACTTTCCACAATGACATGATGCTGGCGGTCATCAGCGGAGCCTGCATTACTGTGCTCGTCTATGTCCTTACCTCCTTTTCTGGTACAGTACAACCTGTTCCTTATTTTACTTGCATtggtgtgtatacatgtgtttGAACTGTCAAAGTCGGTTATTTGGTAGCATATGCACAATTACAAGCTCCTTGCTGTTTTCTTGCCTCTCTGCAGTGTTTCTAACTTTCTTCGGACTCACTAGCATCGGACTGAGCTGCTTGATGGCTCTTTTCTTATACCAtgttgtctttggtgtgagGTACCTGGGCATTCTCAATGGAGTTGCAGCCTTTGTCATTCTTGGCATTGGTAAGGGAAAAGCAATACATCAACTTCTTCATAAAtggaacagtttgacattttgggaaatacacataTCGGTTTTCtttctgagagttagatgagtagatcaataccactttcatgtctgtatgtTAAAGATGATGCATAGAGCCAGCAACTGGTTACCTAAGCTTACTGTAGTATAATGAGTGCAAGCAGGAGAAAACAGCTAGCATCGTTCTGTGTAACGGTGACAAAATTCACCTACCAGCGTCTCTAAAGCAGCAGCACACAAATCcctgcaaaacaacaaccaccagcagccagttagttaAACTAATATACTTTGAATAAACATATGGGGTACTGTACAGAGGTGACAGTGTCATCAATCTTCTTCTAATGTGTTTTTcccaaaattttaaaatattcctttaaaggtcgaaaaaaacaaaaaaccttttACAGTGCATTTACTATAATATGTGATAAGGCATCTCTTTTGTTCTCTCACTGTTGTTTAGGCGTGGATGATGTCTTTGTGTTCATCAGCACCTTCAGACAGGCTTCTCATCTGCACCAGCCGCAGCAACGGATGATCTACACAATTAAAACAGCTGGCCGAGCTACTTTCCTCACCTCCTTCACCACCGCAGCTGCCTATGCTGCTAACACCTTCTCCCAGGTAATCATAAGAAGAGGAATGCAGCCGTTAAAAGGAACTGTACAGGATGTATAAATGACTCCCCTGCTATGGATGAATAGGAGTGCCTCTCTCAGCAGACAGCCATTTTCATGCGATAAGCACAAATTGAATGTTTCAAGGTCCTTTACACTGTGCTTCGTTTAACTGACACTTAGATCCCAGCCGTGCATGACTTCGGCCTATTCATGGCCCTCATTGTCAGCTGCTGCTGGCTTTGGGTATCCGTCCTGATGCCTGCCGCCCTTTGTGTCTGGACTGAGTGTGTGGAGCCTCAGGAACGTGCCTGGTTGAATTGGTGAGGCGTCATTTCCTAACGTtttgtgtgtgatgttgttTGTGCATGCTGCGTGACACCACGGACGAGATGTAATCCCTTCAGCTGTCTCTCTCCCTAaacttcctcctccttctgaaGCTCGAAGCTATTTTCCGGCCTGTCAGCAAGCCACAGCCCTTTGTCAGATGAGGATGACGATGTGGCCCTTCTGTCAGTGGAGATGGAGCCAGGTGAGATTATTATCTCCCCAGCATTGAATGAATGATGGGGGGGGGGTAATGGGAAAGGGATTGAATCCAGGCTGTAAAACTCTGCTGTGCAGGCACCACTAAGCCCCTGTCTCTGTCTGGGCCAGGCTCCTGTGACACAGACGGCGATGCAGCCATTCTTTCCCTGTTAGTGGAGACACCTCTGTCCCCTCCAGGGCAGCAGCATGAGGGTGTGGTGAGCACAAATCTCCAGTGGGCCCTGAAGCACTTAGTGGCAGAGCCAGCTGTGGAGCGACGAAAAGCTGTTCTAGGTGAGATTTGATATAAACTAGAAACTCACAAGGATTTTGACACGGCAAAGCTCAATTTATATTCAAGAACTTCAACTTAACAAGATCAGGGAGAAATGTCTATGTATCTGTCAAGCTCTTGATCAATGATTTAGACATGAGAGTGACTTGCAGCTCAAATGAGAACTGTGGAGAAATGTAGTAATCTCTGTCCGGCCTGAGGGGATTTAATCTGTCAGAGGAAGAGCAATCGCTTATCATGAAGTATTCATCGTCCCTCTTTTCAGGAGTAACTGTAATTGATCCTTGTTCCTCATCTGTCCCTCAGCTGCTCTATCTACTCCATCAGACCCTCCTCTCTGCCATTGTTTATCATTGTCTCTCTGTCGGCCCAGGTGTCTTCCTCCTGGTTCTGCTCTTATCTGCCGGGTGCTGCTGTCTCCTGAGGCCGGCCACTCACGCCCCCCTTCTTTTCCGCCGGGACACAAACCTCCAGGCTCTGTTGGCTCTGAGGAGCAACCTCAGTGGTCAAGGCATCTCCTGCCCTATGTGCTCAGGTGAGACTGTGGCAGTGGTGGAAACACTCACCTGTTAACCTCAGagatccaaaataaatatctgaaatGTGTCCTGCAGGTGTGTTCATGGAAAAGCCCCACCCTTTGTACAACCACTCTTCCTCGTCATCATTTAAGTTTTCTACACATCAGCAGACCCCGAGCACAATGACCTCCACTGCTCCTCAGAGCTCGGTAAAACCAAATTCAAGCACCAACCAAACAGGTAAAACATTCAGCACGTAACAATCCTCTTCCTCCTTAATGTAAACCTGGTTTCAAAACTTTtttgaaatattgcactttgtacttttttaGGCTCTTTACTTACAGTGTACATATCAAAGTTGGACCTCAGAACATCTACAACCCTTTACCGATTCTCCCTTAACACCAGCACTCCTTCCCCGTGGAAACTGTGCAGCACAGAGCATGAAGATGTTTCATCATTTCAGGTTAGAGAGCAAAAAAACTCAACTTGATAATTTATTTCATATAATCAGTTGTAACTTTATGTCCCCCAACAGTGATATGTGCCAGTTAAGCAGCTTATAACTAATCTTGTTTTATCTGAATAGGCTTATAATCAGCCCAGCAGCAATTACACCACCagactgacagtgtgtgtttccCGTGTGTACCACCCGTACCCCAGCTGGATGATCACATCCGCTTCATGTGACCCCCGTCATGGCTGGACGGCAGAGTTTTCCTTTTATGCAGCTTCGTCTCCGCAGCAGCACAGCAGGTGAAAGGACAAATGAGGAAATCGGAGTTATATAAATTAAGATGAACTTGTTTTAGTGGAAAATCTCTCATTTCCGCTTTGCTTTCTCCTCTTAGGAGACTGTACTTTTCCCAGTGCCGTCTGAGACCTCATCCCAGCCGAGTGTGTGTCAACCCGCCTGGCTGCGGCGTCAGTTCTGGGCCTGATGGACCCACACAGGGAAGCTTTTATATTCCTCTCCCCAGTGGTGAGCGAGCTAGTGTCAGAAAGCATCATTAACATGAAGACGGTTTGTTAGCCCATCAGGAAAACTGTTTTCGCACTGCATGTGTCACATtgctgaaatgtcttttttatgtcatttattttcatagACAGAGAATATGCAGTGATATGAAGTGTTATGACACTTTTTTCAGACTCTCAATCTCTGAACACACTAGGGGATTTTTCTACAGTACTCCAGTTGTTCACATACTTTCACAGTATATGAATAAATGCTATTTAGAGATTTTTCCCTGATTCTATTTTCAAAGATCTGTCATCTTCTGCCAAAGCAAACCCATCCAAAACGTTTGGCTTCAACCCATGCAGCGGTGGTGCATGTGGCCAACCAGCGGTGCGTCCTCTGGTCGACACCGGGGCGATGGTCTTTGTTGTGTTTGGCATCTTGGGAGTCAACCGAACCGAACACAGGGACAACCATGTTATTGGAGATATGGTGAGGCTCGCACCTGTGTCAATATGACTGAATAATTAACAGAAATAAATCAGATCCAGATATTAAAATGACGTGTGGTTAATGTGGTGTTTGATTCTCTCCAAAGGGCAGCATTATTTTGGATCCAGACTTTGATATTTTCCAAGAAATGGGGCATCTTTGCAAAATCTGTAAAGCTATTAGTGCAAACAGACAACTTGTGAAGCCAGGAGGAGCGCAGTGTTTGCCTTCAGGTAACACTCAAATTCAATTCAGAGTGAAATCTCTTATTTTAGCATAAAATATCACAAAACAATGACATAAACCTCACGGAGCTGAAAGGGGTTTTTGATTACTTAATTAGTTAttgataaacaaaaaaatgtctgatcaattttattgttaaagtaattttttaaacagaagttccagcttctcaaatgtgaatatttgcttcTTTTATAGCAACTTAATTATTTTTGGATTGCTGGTTGGATAAAACAGGACATCTGATGTTAACTTTAGGTTTGGGAAAATGTGATGCCTATTTCTCTTGATCAGcaaatcagcagattaatcgataatgaaaataatcagtagttgCAGCCATAAAAccttatttatatagcacaaaaCTGTGATGTGCTTTAACaatgaggtaaaaaaaaacacgcaGCAAATCAAATGCTGagcaaaaaagtaaatgtaaaatatgaaattaaattcTGATCAaataatcatatatatatatatatatatatatatatatatagaggaTGAAAGTGAGTTAAAGAAAAGTCCTTTCTTTTGTTCTCTTCAGGTAATAAACTGTCCTCTATTCTGCCTCTGCTCCATCCTGAGTGTCACTCTCTACCTGAACCAAACCTGCTCCCGGGGCAGCTCTCCCATGGAGCGGTGGGAATGCATGGAGGC
This genomic window contains:
- the disp3 gene encoding protein dispatched homolog 3 isoform X2, which translates into the protein MDVEDEPLLFQTSWGGEEEEDEGEEEEGGQEEEDGVAQAAGQSCFSGEVCGLWRALGWVYTQPWASGVVLGVLVLLPCALFAFMLLYCPPLDIDLSYSAFEVHSHFSAERFDALAIAVKTQLGSWDRRRRDLDNSESEALRVLLLEKLGRQGVFNRTDNEGMRSSTRQNNPLHAGDDQRRGAAAGRDKMTVPDLGQKEMGKHKNLDHIAEEYEERSWDGNSTLSLIRRRRFAPNYYLQSQALWRIELVYVAQGEGDRNIFTPERLQTIHHVERLLMQHPQFHQFCWKPLEMLRDLPLGPSYCSPPSSLLSYLYPSERGGKIYYDGMGPDLADIQGSLKLAITHPQFYWYVDESLSPEHLSSSLLRSEIHFGAPLPSYYSLQDRSDEQRSRFKNFVVQYAGILAKQSTSQVKVLYGGTELFDDEVRHTFHNDMMLAVISGACITVLVYVLTSFSVFLTFFGLTSIGLSCLMALFLYHVVFGVRYLGILNGVAAFVILGIGVDDVFVFISTFRQASHLHQPQQRMIYTIKTAGRATFLTSFTTAAAYAANTFSQIPAVHDFGLFMALIVSCCWLWVSVLMPAALCVWTECVEPQERAWLNCSKLFSGLSASHSPLSDEDDDVALLSVEMEPGTTKPLSLSGPGSCDTDGDAAILSLLVETPLSPPGQQHEGVVSTNLQWALKHLVAEPAVERRKAVLGVFLLVLLLSAGCCCLLRPATHAPLLFRRDTNLQALLALRSNLSGQGISCPMCSGVFMEKPHPLYNHSSSSSFKFSTHQQTPSTMTSTAPQSSVKPNSSTNQTGSLLTVYISKLDLRTSTTLYRFSLNTSTPSPWKLCSTEHEDVSSFQAYNQPSSNYTTRLTVCVSRVYHPYPSWMITSASCDPRHGWTAEFSFYAASSPQQHSRRLYFSQCRLRPHPSRVCVNPPGCGVSSGPDGPTQGSFYIPLPSANPSKTFGFNPCSGGACGQPAVRPLVDTGAMVFVVFGILGVNRTEHRDNHVIGDMGSIILDPDFDIFQEMGHLCKICKAISANRQLVKPGGAQCLPSGNKLSSILPLLHPECHSLPEPNLLPGQLSHGAVGMHGGKVRWLSMAFESTTYKGKSSFQTYSDFLQWENFIQEQLASLPQSSALQRGFQTCEHWKQIFMEIIGVESALWSLLLSLAICVAAVSVFTAHPLLLLPVLITILGVICLVVAVMYWLSWEMGAVEAISLSILVGSSVDYCLHLVEGYLLAGETLPSTPGHNSEPSAERQRRTLQAVNHVGVAIVSSAITTVISTVPLFFCVIVPFAKFGQIVAINTAVSILFTLTVTVAMLACMAPARFSRPPGAVLKASLAVMAATALGAALCWVGGQLGALAWQTIST
- the disp3 gene encoding protein dispatched homolog 3 isoform X1; translated protein: MDVEDEPLLFQTSWGGEEEEDEGEEEEGGQEEEDGVAQAAGQSCFSGEVCGLWRALGWVYTQPWASGVVLGVLVLLPCALFAFMLLYCPPLDIDLSYSAFEVHSHFSAERFDALAIAVKTQLGSWDRRRRDLDNSESEALRVLLLEKLGRQGVFNRTDNEGMRSSTRQNNPLHAGDDQRRGAAAGRDKMTVPDLGQKEMGKHKNLDHIAEEYEERSWDGNSTLSLIRRRRFAPNYYLQSQALWRIELVYVAQGEGDRNIFTPERLQTIHHVERLLMQHPQFHQFCWKPLEMLRDLPLGPSYCSPPSSLLSYLYPSERGGKIYYDGMGPDLADIQGSLKLAITHPQFYWYVDESLSPEHLSSSLLRSEIHFGAPLPSYYSLQDRSDEQRSRFKNFVVQYAGILAKQSTSQVKVLYGGTELFDDEVRHTFHNDMMLAVISGACITVLVYVLTSFSVFLTFFGLTSIGLSCLMALFLYHVVFGVRYLGILNGVAAFVILGIGVDDVFVFISTFRQASHLHQPQQRMIYTIKTAGRATFLTSFTTAAAYAANTFSQIPAVHDFGLFMALIVSCCWLWVSVLMPAALCVWTECVEPQERAWLNCSKLFSGLSASHSPLSDEDDDVALLSVEMEPGTTKPLSLSGPGSCDTDGDAAILSLLVETPLSPPGQQHEGVVSTNLQWALKHLVAEPAVERRKAVLGVFLLVLLLSAGCCCLLRPATHAPLLFRRDTNLQALLALRSNLSGQGISCPMCSGVFMEKPHPLYNHSSSSSFKFSTHQQTPSTMTSTAPQSSVKPNSSTNQTGSLLTVYISKLDLRTSTTLYRFSLNTSTPSPWKLCSTEHEDVSSFQAYNQPSSNYTTRLTVCVSRVYHPYPSWMITSASCDPRHGWTAEFSFYAASSPQQHSRRLYFSQCRLRPHPSRVCVNPPGCGVSSGPDGPTQGSFYIPLPSDLSSSAKANPSKTFGFNPCSGGACGQPAVRPLVDTGAMVFVVFGILGVNRTEHRDNHVIGDMGSIILDPDFDIFQEMGHLCKICKAISANRQLVKPGGAQCLPSGNKLSSILPLLHPECHSLPEPNLLPGQLSHGAVGMHGGKVRWLSMAFESTTYKGKSSFQTYSDFLQWENFIQEQLASLPQSSALQRGFQTCEHWKQIFMEIIGVESALWSLLLSLAICVAAVSVFTAHPLLLLPVLITILGVICLVVAVMYWLSWEMGAVEAISLSILVGSSVDYCLHLVEGYLLAGETLPSTPGHNSEPSAERQRRTLQAVNHVGVAIVSSAITTVISTVPLFFCVIVPFAKFGQIVAINTAVSILFTLTVTVAMLACMAPARFSRPPGAVLKASLAVMAATALGAALCWVGGQLGALAWQTIST
- the disp3 gene encoding protein dispatched homolog 3 isoform X3, producing MDVEDEPLLFQTSWGGEEEEDEGEEEEGGQEEEDGVAQAAGQSCFSGEVCGLWRALGWVYTQPWASGVVLGVLVLLPCALFAFMLLYCPPLDIDLSYSAFEVHSHFSAERFDALAIAVKTQLGSWDRRRRDLDNSESEALRVLLLEKLGRQGVFNRTDNEGMRSSTRQNNPLHAGDDQRRGAAAGRDKMTVPDLGQKEMGKHKNLDHIAEEYEERSWDGNSTLSLIRRRRFAPNYYLQSQALWRIELVYVAQGEGDRNIFTPERLQTIHHVERLLMQHPQFHQFCWKPLEMLRDLPLGPSYCSPPSSLLSYLYPSERGGKIYYDGMGPDLADIQGSLKLAITHPQFYWYVDESLSPEHLSSSLLRSEIHFGAPLPSYYSLQDRSDEQRSRFKNFVVQYAGILAKQSTSQVKVLYGGTELFDDEVRHTFHNDMMLAVISGACITVLVYVLTSFSVFLTFFGLTSIGLSCLMALFLYHVVFGVRYLGILNGVAAFVILGIGVDDVFVFISTFRQASHLHQPQQRMIYTIKTAGRATFLTSFTTAAAYAANTFSQIPAVHDFGLFMALIVSCCWLWVSVLMPAALCVWTECVEPQERAWLNCSKLFSGLSASHSPLSDEDDDVALLSVEMEPGSCDTDGDAAILSLLVETPLSPPGQQHEGVVSTNLQWALKHLVAEPAVERRKAVLGVFLLVLLLSAGCCCLLRPATHAPLLFRRDTNLQALLALRSNLSGQGISCPMCSGVFMEKPHPLYNHSSSSSFKFSTHQQTPSTMTSTAPQSSVKPNSSTNQTGSLLTVYISKLDLRTSTTLYRFSLNTSTPSPWKLCSTEHEDVSSFQAYNQPSSNYTTRLTVCVSRVYHPYPSWMITSASCDPRHGWTAEFSFYAASSPQQHSRRLYFSQCRLRPHPSRVCVNPPGCGVSSGPDGPTQGSFYIPLPSDLSSSAKANPSKTFGFNPCSGGACGQPAVRPLVDTGAMVFVVFGILGVNRTEHRDNHVIGDMGSIILDPDFDIFQEMGHLCKICKAISANRQLVKPGGAQCLPSGNKLSSILPLLHPECHSLPEPNLLPGQLSHGAVGMHGGKVRWLSMAFESTTYKGKSSFQTYSDFLQWENFIQEQLASLPQSSALQRGFQTCEHWKQIFMEIIGVESALWSLLLSLAICVAAVSVFTAHPLLLLPVLITILGVICLVVAVMYWLSWEMGAVEAISLSILVGSSVDYCLHLVEGYLLAGETLPSTPGHNSEPSAERQRRTLQAVNHVGVAIVSSAITTVISTVPLFFCVIVPFAKFGQIVAINTAVSILFTLTVTVAMLACMAPARFSRPPGAVLKASLAVMAATALGAALCWVGGQLGALAWQTIST